The Lysinibacillus irui sequence TGATAGATAGGCGCTACAGCATTCATTCGCTTTACTTGAATCGTCTCACTGCCAGGGAAATAAAACCACTCTACATGTCGATGTAGACGAATATCCTCAGCAAATGTAGTAAGTCCATTGCTCAATGTCTCTCTTGCCCCCACATAATGTAAGCCATATAGTGGCATTACCTTGACCGTAACTTTGACAAGAATACCAAGCATACCTAATGATACATGAAGGGCTTCGGATACATCGTCCATCCCTCTCCTGTGCTCATGATAAGTACCCTTTCCATCTACAAAGCCCCATGCCATAACTGCAGATGACAATGAACCTAGTGTAACACCTGTACCATGTGTGCCGGTCGATACTGCCCCTGCAATCGTTTGCTCCTGAATATCCCCCATATTGATTAAAGCAAAGCCATGTTTTGCCAGCATTGGACCCATTTCATAGAGATAGGTTCCAGCCCACAAAGTTGCCTCCTGCCTTTCCTCATTTACAGCAATTAATCCACGCATATTATGTAGGGAAATAGCTATATGCTCCGGCATTGCCACAGCGCTAAATGAATGAGCTGCACCTGTGACACGAATCGATTTTCCTGTTTCGCGTGCTTGTTTTACAATAGTTGAAACTTCTTCAATAGAATGTGGTGCATACATTTCGCTTGGATATGAAATAACATTCCCTGCCCAGTTAGTCCATTTTTCTCCATTTCGCCATTTTTCTATAGAAAACATTGGCCATCCCCCCTGTAAGTTGTGTAACGCCCGATATACTTGTCCCCTCGAATACCATGTAGCACTTGGAAACGCTCACAAAGCTCTCCTGCTTTGGCATGTCGAAAATAAATTGTATCGCCAATATTGACCGTTTTTCCTTTGACCTTAATAGGTGTTTGCACCTCACCGGCTCCCTCTAAGGTAAGATATGCGAATGTGGTAGGTTCATAGAATACTGGCAAGCGGTCCATGTTTACTGCACCTGAAGCCGTATAGCCCCCTCCGTGACAAACAACGATATTTTTTTCAGGCTTTCTCGTCACCCTTAAAGCAAATCCAGCTGCTTTTTCTAGCTGTAAATGAGTAAATTGATCGAATAGTCCAGGAGCGTAAAATGCAGATCCTACAGTAATTTCTGTCACTTCTTTTTGCTTGGCGGTGTAAGACATACTCCCAGAGCCACCACCATTAACAAAGCGTAGGTTTGGAAAATACGCTTTAATATGGGCAATAGCTAGTCGACGGAATTGTGTAACTTGTTTTTTGGCCTGCACTTGCATGGCGTCTATGACCCTACCTTTTAAAGCATTTGCAGGACGATTACCAACCCCTGCAATTTGGGCCTCATAGCCCATCGCTCCAACAACTTCTAGGAAAGGATTTTTTTGAATAGCTTGTAAGAAAGGAGTTAACGTCTCAAGCGAATATAATGAGGAACGCTTTGTTCCAAAATACAATACTTTAAAATCATTCGACACATTGATATCGATACAGATTTGTACACGTACATCTATTTCTTCCCCTAACCTCGCCAATAATTGGACATGTTCCTGTCGATCAACCATAAAAGTAACCGTTTTTCCTTCTTTGACGAAATGCAACAAGCGGCGAATAGACGCTTCCTCCATTACCGGATAGCCTAGTAATACATCATCAAATTGCTGCTGAAGTAAGAAAATCGTCTCGGCAGCCGTGAACGTCATAAATCCTACAACCTGTGCGAGGTTTTTTTGAACATACCGGAGCACGTCGACAGAACGAATCGATTTTGTCGCAATGCGAATTTGTTTCTCGCCACAGGCATCTTGTACAATTTGGATATTTTTATCCAGCGCATCTAAGTCCAACCATGCAAAAGGTCTCTCCACATCAATGAATGCTTGATCTAATCTTAGCGTCATCATACCCCTCCCCTATATGTCTATGTATTTGACATTTGGCAGAAAAATCCCTCTTTTCAGTTATTTGGTCAAAATAAAAACAACCGTGAGCTGCAAATAATTTACACGACACGGTTGTTTTAGAATGAGACAAACATTTTATTCACCTTTCTATTTAATTGTTACGTTGTGTATAAGAAATCGGCTGCAAGATTTAGTAAAACTAACAAATGCAAACCAGCGATAAGAAAACCTTGACGATTCAAACGTTTCATGACAGCCATATTCATAAATAACACGCTCCTTTTCCTACATTATAATCGTTTTAAACAAAATTTTCAAACTATTCAAAAAGTGATGATTTTCCCATTTTTCCTTTCACTAAAATGAAAAATGATTAGGTAACTA is a genomic window containing:
- a CDS encoding D-arabinono-1,4-lactone oxidase: MFSIEKWRNGEKWTNWAGNVISYPSEMYAPHSIEEVSTIVKQARETGKSIRVTGAAHSFSAVAMPEHIAISLHNMRGLIAVNEERQEATLWAGTYLYEMGPMLAKHGFALINMGDIQEQTIAGAVSTGTHGTGVTLGSLSSAVMAWGFVDGKGTYHEHRRGMDDVSEALHVSLGMLGILVKVTVKVMPLYGLHYVGARETLSNGLTTFAEDIRLHRHVEWFYFPGSETIQVKRMNAVAPIYQSEWNKRIETLKLQIVENGAFFAMSELCKWKPSFSGTMSKIAAANVVESEKVGISYEIYPSPRSVKFQESEYAIPLSHFEACLEEIHATFKKGLFDVHFPLECRTTAGEAGFLSPTQGRESAFIAFHMYKGMSEEPYFKWVHTLMQKYEGRPHWGKQHHLTAQKVYELYPEIEKFLTVRQQYDPDQVFFTGYLKKLFLL
- a CDS encoding amino acid deaminase/aldolase translates to MMTLRLDQAFIDVERPFAWLDLDALDKNIQIVQDACGEKQIRIATKSIRSVDVLRYVQKNLAQVVGFMTFTAAETIFLLQQQFDDVLLGYPVMEEASIRRLLHFVKEGKTVTFMVDRQEHVQLLARLGEEIDVRVQICIDINVSNDFKVLYFGTKRSSLYSLETLTPFLQAIQKNPFLEVVGAMGYEAQIAGVGNRPANALKGRVIDAMQVQAKKQVTQFRRLAIAHIKAYFPNLRFVNGGGSGSMSYTAKQKEVTEITVGSAFYAPGLFDQFTHLQLEKAAGFALRVTRKPEKNIVVCHGGGYTASGAVNMDRLPVFYEPTTFAYLTLEGAGEVQTPIKVKGKTVNIGDTIYFRHAKAGELCERFQVLHGIRGDKYIGRYTTYRGDGQCFL